Genomic window (Sparus aurata chromosome 19, fSpaAur1.1, whole genome shotgun sequence):
TCCACCAATCGAGAGCAGCATGTTCATACTGTTCATACTGTTGAGTGGGTCTCCTCTGGGTACCCGGGTCTCCCCCACCATCAGAACATGCACACTAGCTAAATTTTCCGGTCAGTGCCCTTGACCAAGGCAGTTGGTCCCCGGGCGCACACACGCCGCCCACTGCCTGGCAAAATGAGTACCAGTTTCACCATGTTGTATGTTGTATGATACGTGATCTAGTCTTCCATTCTCCTTCccagttagcatcgccctggttccctccacAAAAACCCTATGTGATGTTATTAACTGAATTTTGATTATTGAAGCAAGTAATCTGTCGCAAGCACCCGTTTATGATCGGTACACGTTTTGTTCAGCGAGGTAATCTTCCCAGGTGAACGCCACTCAATGATATTTGAAGGGCGAATGAAATCagcagaagtaaaaagctaatgtcaGGCTAAAAACTTTCACAGCATTTAACagcaacctctgtagtctcatccAGCCACTTCAGAACGTGAACATCTCTGGCGCTTGTGTCCGCCACGGAGCTCATTTCAGATAtctaaccaaaaaaaaagaacaacaaggaCAGACACTCGTGATGTCAGACCGCTGCAGctggcagagacacacacatcatcactgCTACGTGCTGCTTTACACAACAACTCAGAGTGAGTTATCCTTCAGGGAAAGTTAGACTCCACCGAACTGAGCACCTCCTGTGCTGCATCAGGTCAAAGCTCCGCACTGTTTTCCactgtttttattctcttttgGCAGGTTAAAGGCCTTCTTCTTTCACcttcaaaaaccaaaacacacccGCCCGCCCCCTCCgcttcctccgtctctccacCTTCCTCTGAGATAAAGCCTACTTCAGCAGCACCCTGAGGGGACGCCTTGTCTATTCCTGACTGCCCTCGCTTTTTCTCTCCAATCATGCGCCCGGTCTAATTGAGTTTATCCATCGGAGTTTATGTCCGGGCAGGGGAAATGAAAAGGCGCTTTAAAAAGGAGGGCAGTAGTGTGAGTCTCTCTGTCGGTTCAgatgtattttgttttaatatatttagtttgttcTATAAGCACAAGACTGTTTGTGACAGGAGAGCCGGAGAGGAAGTGATCAACAGTGCCAGCGGCCTCGTTCAACTCCAGCTCATAATTAGTTTGCTATATCTGGAGGTGTTCCACTATTTTTTGCTGCCTCCTCCAGCAAGTCTtaacactcgcacacacactcaaacactcaaacacatttATAGTTTGGGGCTCGTGGGATTGTCCATAAAAAGCCTGACGTAGGACGAGTCTCATGATGATTTTGGTGAGCCTGTGGATGGAGCGGGAACGCAGACTGTAGTTTGGGTTTCCCGCTGTGCTACTgtttcctcccacagtccaaacacacactgcgAGTGGCAGATTTATGTGTTCATCTGTGTCTGCGCGAGACAGGCGACCCGCAGCACGTGGCCCTTCTcggtgcatgctgggaaaggCGGCAGCTGACCGAATTGTCATTTTTGGGGGTGAACAAATCGGAGGAAATGAACACACATCTGCAGAGCGACTGATCTACAATGTTTTTACACAACGATGTTCGCATTGTAGACTGATGTCCTccgtctctttctgtgtgtgtgtgtgtgtgtgtgcgcgtgcagtGCGGCTGGAGGTGAGATCTTCAACCAGTGTGTGTCCGATCGGGAGGACGAGGCCTTCAGCGAGGGGGATGTAAAGAGGCTGATGAGGCAGATCCTGGAGGGAGTCTCCTTCCTGCACCAGAACAACGTGGTCCACCTTGACCTGAAGgtcagtggacacacacacacacacacacacacacacaccctctgttACTTTATCTTGCCTTTACTGTGTAGCCCATCCATCTCCTCTCAGTGGAGAGGACACTAACATTTGCTGCGATGTCCCGTCAGCCTCAGAACATCctgctgaccagctgctctccTCTGGGGGACATCAAGATCGTGGACTTTGGTCTGTCCAGGATGGTCAGCAGCCACCGGGAGCTCAGAGAGATTATGGGAACTCCAGAATACGTCGGTGAGTCGGTGCTTTTCACCACCTGACGCTCagattttttattcatatttattctGAATAAAAAGTAACAACACTGTGTTCATTTTTCAGCTCCGGAGATTTTAAACTATGAGCCCATCAGCACGGCGACAGACATGTGGTAAGAGCACTCCTCTGATTGCGTCATTGTGTTAGACCGGATTCTTCACCTCTCTCTTCACAGGCACATATTGGAGGTCTCTGGCTTTGATTTGTCAGGTCTGAGAGCCTACAGCCATGCTGCAGCCCTGTGAGGCAGACAGCAgtactttgagctaaatgctaatatgAGCATGCTAACTCTTCATGCTCACGTGGTAATGCTACGCAGGTATAGTGTTTGCTATGTGCTCTATCGTAGTTTGATGACGTCATTACGATTCATTCTTCAGGGACCATTTTCGTCTCTCTTTATGGCCGCTCATTCTGTAGttattaaaatatttcaaaCTACGAATCGAAACCGTAGTGTGTAGCATCCATCCTGCAATCCATCATTTAGTTTAGATATGTAGGTCTGGACCAACTGAATGACCCCCCAACCACAGAGCCGTGTGACGAGCATGGCTGCACCATTAGAGAATGAGAGCGATGCAGTGATCACACAAACCTTTGTGTGACCttcagcatttgtgtgtgttccaggAGCATCGGCGTCTTGGCCTACGTGATGCTGACAGGGATCTCTCCGTTCCTGGGCGAGGACAAGCAGGAGACGTTTCTCAACATCTCCCAGCTCAACGTGAGCTACAgcgaggaggagctgcagcagctggaccCGGCCGCCCTGTGCTTCATCCAGACGCTGCTCCGCAAACAGCCACAGTCAGTcccacaggacacacacacacacacacacacacctacctgCTACTCTGTTCCACTGTTCAGAGAAGCAGCAGGCACACACCGACCATTTTTCATCTTGCCAACACAAATTGTTTCGatcaaatttaaaaacacatcttgGTTGGAATGCCATTTTTTCTATCATATTAATATAAATGAGTAACAACATTCTCTGTTTCTCTTGCATTGTGTCATTTCACTTTGTTGTTGAATGGTGGTATAGTTTTACACATTCGCAGCTACCTGGGCGGTCGATTAGACATCTGACAAACCAGAGGTCGTCAGAGCTGCAGATAGAATCGTGACTTTAGGATCATGAAATCATCAGACAGATAAACAAATATATACCAGCTTAAAGAgagcagctgtttttatacCGGTCAAACAGACCAAATGAACTGCTGTATAAGAGTGGAAGCTTCTGAAATGTTTCCAGTGGACGCTGAAACCACCACAGAGCCGTGACTGAACCGGAGCCAAGAGTCTACACTTTCCCTGTATCCCTCATGACAGAAGCCTCTATTAAGTCTGTctaataaaatcaaaaatctgCCTCGTGTTTACTTTGAAATTTGCCTCTTTTGCTTTTACAGAAATAAGTTAAATAGTGAGACATTTTTCaagagtttttcttttccttgcacTCCTTAAATCCTCACCTAATAAGAGGGCCACGACCCTCTGTGGTATGTGGGTGACGCCTAGTGGGCACTGATGTTGGGAGGATTATATCAGTGTTGAATTTCACAGATGCCGAGGTCATCCTGCATGCCTTAGTGTGTGCTCACATTGGATTACCTCAATGTCAAGTTAGACTGAGAGCTCCAATTTCTTTCCTggcaaatattgtaatttttcaGAGAGAGTtcagagaaactttataaaGTTTGTGAAACGGCTATgacaaattctaaatcactgtttacactgatttcagaATTTACACTCAATCTATGAAAAAAGGCGACATTTTATTGATGTCACATTTGATATATACACTAAATGGTAACCAATATAGGCTATGTGTGGGAGActgtccccagactcccttagaaAAATGCTCAATTAAGTCAATTGTTGTTTTAGGAGAAAcgttataaactctgtgaaacgctgtctctgacaaattcttaattatttgggccttctagtaaattcagcaaatgttctatgTGGACTTCTGTCTTTGTGTCAAAAACATTGTGTCGGTTTGTCCCAGTAATAGACGGGTTTATTTGcagacagagcaggaagtgacatttAATGACAAGTGGTCAGCGCATGATGTTAACGTCAGCTGTAtttggtgtgtgcgtgtgtgtgtgtgtgtgcagggatcGGGCCACAGCGGAGCAGTGTCTCCAACACCCCTGGCTTCAGGCCTCAGAGCCTCAGGAAACCCAGACGGCGGAGGAAATCCTCCCGGTGGAGGACCAGGAGGCatccagctccagcagcagctccaccagcagcccCGAGCCTCCCGGCAGCACGACCgcggctgaggaggaggaagaggaggagggggaaggcCCGGTGACGGAGGAGCTGATAGTCATGGCCGCCTACACCCTGGGGCAGTGCCGCCAGTCCTCCACCTCGGAGAAGGAGGCGCTGGCTGCCGAGCAGAAGGCCATCTCCAAGCGCTTCAAGTTTGAGGAGCCTTTCAGCGCCCTGCAGGAGGTCCCAGGAGAGTTCATCTACTGACCACGCCCACCTGGACCAGTTAgtgttgtcatggtaacaaaCATAGACCTTCTGATTATCCTGTATGTGTATAATCAGACGCTGTTTCACAGTCAATCTGATATTATTTAAGCAGTTGGGTTTtaagtgctttgtttttttttcaggtacCCACTTACATTTTCTCCCATAATGCACCACTTTGGTTGACACCCACCCAGCCCAGCTCCTTTAGCAGTTACAGCAGGTTCATGTCTCTTGTATTTCATTTGGTTTGCTGGTGTATTTTTCTCGACCCTCCGCCAAACGTAGACACTGCCATCTCTCCTGACCATCCAGGAGAGTTCCGAAGCTAAACGCAAGTATTTTTCTGAATGAAATCTACATTTCGTGAATTGACACATTGTGTGCgatgtaaatatataaataaactgaacatAAAAAGTTCAAAACATTGATCCAGATTTTACTTTTGACCTCGAAAGCAGCACTTGGCTGAATCTCACCACAGCTTTCGATCACCTCACACAAGCTCCCTCAGTTCTCATGGTGGAAACAAAATGTCCAGGGGGACGTCCTccaaaaaggtttgttaaattTGAACTGCGGTTCCATGTCAGCTGGCCTGTAGTTTAGCACGTCGAAAAAACCTCCAAAAGCTCCCAAAATGGACCCCCCAAAAATCTAATTTGTGTCTTATTGTTTGACACatgaattattatcattattattactattattattaaggGACTCTGTGACATCAAGTTTCCACCAGAGACAAACTGAGAGGGCCTGTTACATAATTAAGccctgtcagccaatcagaataaAGGATTGGGATGCAGCATGATCATCACAAGTGTCCAGCCACAGGCACCAGCTGATCCGCGCACCGGTGACTGAAAGTGCACAGCTCTCTGCGGGATGTAAAGTTAGTGTATATATAACGCGTAGTGACACAGTTCCAGTCATCATACATGTGCATGTGTTCTGATGACTGAGGGGTTGATTTTGCGGCTGGGACTGCTTTGTCGCACAGTAACTCACCTCCCTTACTTCCTTGGTGACTTTTTTGGAATTCCGAAGCCAAatctttgttctttttctttgagTCCATTTCCTCGTCCGTGCCGCTCTCCTGCGAACACAACCAGCTCCCTGTTTGTACATCGTCCTCTTTTGTATTTGGTGCCATGCTTGGAGAGAAATATTTGATAATCATAGCTCttgccattttttaaaacattttcacttctgTTTATTATTGCCGACAACTCGGCGGAGTTTCTGATTCTGTGTAAATAACGCAAAAGATCTGTGTTGTTTTCGAGAGGTATATTCAACAGTTCTGTGTGACATCCTCCTCTGACATCGCTGACTGAACCTCTCTCCACTGAACCACACTCCCGCGGGGTCCgtactgtaaatgtgtgttttatgaaacAATAAGCTGTTAACTGTGGGAACAGATTTGTACATGAATGTCTTATgctgtaaataaatatttcaaaagtgAGTGGAGAAGACTCATCATTTGTGAtcggagacaaacaaacacacagcttccTTATACAAGAATCCCAGCAGTGACTCAAAACCTCCCCCAAAAAACCAAAATAAAGAGGAATGAAGAAAACCATGGTCAACCCTACCCCATGATATTGTCCATGATGGATCTGTCTGGTTTAATCATTCGTCTGGTCCGAGAGACAGACTTCACCaagttgaaatgtgtttttaaaacaaatgcaccCACCAGCCGCTGCAGACACAGGCTGCGGTGCTCATCAACGCAAAGAGAAGAATGTTCCTACCGCTGCTTTAAACTGGACGCACATTTTCAGActgtcatttaaaagacatgTTTTTTCCATCCAGAACACTTCTATAACACTTCTTATAGGTACATATTTGTACCTATAAGAAAAAAGGTACAGCAGCAGGAGACGGGCTGAGAGGTAAGAAAATGAACTCAAATTCTGTGAACACCGGACCAACACCAATTACTGCATCCACTGgaaaaaggtcagaggtcatcgACCAGTGGACTACCTGACACCTGAAGCAGAGACAGGTTACCATTTCCACCCATACACAACCGCCAAACAGGCAACTGCATCTGCTGAAATAGACCACGAGACACGACTGAAAAGTCCTGAACTTTATCCAGTTCTATTATCATGGTAACCAGTTCAACCATAAGATATTGTTGTGctcttttctgtgtgttgttgttgtgtgatgtCATTCTGCTCACATGTAAGGACATGCCTTCACACATGCAACTCCGCTGACATGTTGCAAAACTGCAGCACTACATCCACTGACCACCAGATGGCACCAACGGTATTCATATGGAGGGCCATCATGTGGAGGACGTCATCACGCATCTTCCATAAACTGATTTCACAATTCAAATACGGCGATGCTTTTGGCAGTTTAACACATGTAAAGTCTGTTTTGGAGAATGCCGGTTATACAATAAGAGAATAAAGTAAGCGGGGCGAAGTTATAAGTCAGATGTCGATTCCAGACTACTCCAGGACATCAATGACAGGAAGGGAATTCATGTCAACAGCATACTGTAAATACATGTGTCTTTGAAGGAATCCGTTTCCTCTGTTCTGCCTGACCTTCttctattgttgtttttactggATTTGGTTAATTTAGCAGCGCTCTGTGTTTGGAAGGCGTAGGGTTAGGGTTGTTTGTGGCAAAGAAAATGTTAgtcacaaggttttttttttctaagaagGATCATTAGCTTTGTTGTTTACGTGTTTACTTGCCAATGTTCCAGAAATATTGTCTTACGACATGTCAACCTCCAATCCGGCGGCCGCATATTCCACCCCTCATGTCAGAAACGTCTGCTTATCACAGCCGAGTGTGTTGAGACATCGTGACGTCACTGTCGCTGTGACTGGATGTTGTCCTTGTGATTTCTCTACCATCTCTGACACGTGTTTGCTTGTACCTCATTACATGGTGTGGGAAATTAATGATTCATGTTTTGAATTCACTAATCAGTGTGTGGTAGAGAACatatcaggatgtgagaggagaggagatttCCCCGTCACCTGAGGTGTGGGGGTTTGTTAGTATTAGACACAGGTCAGAAAGTCATATGAGGGGCAGTTTAGGTATTTACAGGAAggtagataagatgacatttacattcaaataaaacagcaaatggCCACTGCCCTGGGAAAGGCAGTATCGGAACACACATCAGGGGGTCATTGTTTTGAGAGGGAGTGATTAGCAACTGTCCTTAAGTTTGTAACCACTGTCTTTATGTCAGAAACAATTGAAAGACTGCAGAGAATACTTGTCTCCATGCTGCATGTGTTAAAGAGTGCTGATTCATCGCGCTGAGTCTAAAATTCTTTGGGGAATTAGCATCTCTCTACCTCAACCAGGAGAATTTCCCTTATGTTTGTGTAGATTTGGACATCATGCACAGAAACTAAAGTGTGCACTGTAACAAACTGACTGTagaatttacagtaaataccTGAAAACAGTTGCCAATAAACTCTTGTAAAATTGCTGTTGCTGTCTACTTGCTGttaataactgtaaaaaaaaataattacagtatATTACCGGATATCTCTTACAGGTTTTTGTTGCACATAAATTATTGCAATTTGTTACAGTGTTATACAACTGTAGGcctgaatgaaatacatttagaaATCTGGagataaatatttaatgtaGACACACGAGCCTGTAAATAATCTTTCAAAatattttctgaatgttttaatatGATTAAAACTTCAATATGAATACAATTTGTAAATGTAATTCGAAAGGTTTGAAAATATCTAGAGATATAACTGTTTTTGTAGTTCATAAGTCAAAGTTCGTAATTTATGCAAAGAAGCATAGTTTGGTTGATATGCACCTGAGCCACTAAGCCTTGCGCATGTATTCAGCCTTAAAGCCTAACAAGCTTACAACCGAATATGTCAATcatgtgttttctttattttaattggACTTTCTTAAAACAAGCAGCCAATCCAATTCCATCAAGTATAGTGGCGGGGCTTAGTCGTAGCCGCTATCACTGTCAGGTGACAGGAAAGTTAAGAGAGCAATAAGGACTGTAAATTCAGGGATTGGCGACCAGTTGTCCTTTGGGTTTTGATGTGCATGATCTGCAAGAGGTAAATATGagtttctgtatgtttttttatactTTGACTTTATGCTGTATCGCAAAAACGATGTGTGTAGCTAATCGCGAGTAGCCGTTAGCCTAGCATAACTGTCAATAGCTTTGCTTCCAAACTACTAGCTTAGCATTTGAAGAAATTGGTGAAAACAAGCTACTGTTAAAACGCCAATAAATAGCATTTTTGGACTTGTTGCTTAGATAATTAATGTGATTCAGGACACGGCCAGTTGTGACTGTGGGAGGACCTGGAAAGCTCCTCTGGACCACTGTGGAGAACAGTTTCCCTCCTGCTGGTGTGGACTGTTCCTGCTGTTTTCTTCTGAGGAAGTTTCTGCTGAGCGGGCTCTACCGGACCTCCATTATCCCGTTCCCATACCTACCTGGGCCAAAGCTGGATTCAGTGAGTACTAATATTGACCTTGCAcgttcctttttattttcttgctgTCTTGCCATATGAAAGATGTCATGTACTGTTATTAAAGCTTGAGAAGTGGTACTGACTTAAAGACATTTGAAGGTATCCAATGAAAGAAATACTaattttggtttattgtgtttaaagtATACTTGTCGTGTCATTATTCCTCCTATATAAAGCATATTTTGCTAATCAGAGTGTGAATGAGTATCTGCAagaagacacaagacaaaacataGCAAACAACAGGTATACttaagtttattttatttatcttattgGAGGCACCGGCATTTATAATTCATTTCAGATTAACAGAATggataatataaaaaataaaataatttgttaGTACAGGTTAATGCaacatgcattaaaaaaaaataaaacgtaCCCAGGGCACTGCTCACAGTACTACACAGACCAGATTAGGATAAACTTATATAGCTACATGGGACGGGTGTAACACTACTGTTCCAAACAGGAGACTCTTtgatgaagaagagaaaataaatgtatgtctGTGTGACCCCAAAAACAACTAATGGTTGTGTTGGTTGTTGTGTATGAGTGGTTAAGGTGATGCTTTGGAAATCCATAAGGGTCTCCCTGCACAGGTTCAAACAGTCACCTCCAGCAGTTCTAACAGTCTTTTCCTTACCACTTTCCCTCAACTCAGAAGGCATAATTCATGAGGTTAAGCAATGGAGAAAGGAGAATATACAAGGACTTAAGAAAAGACAAATGCTGCGCTGAGAGAATCTGACTGCACTTACGCTAGGCTATGGTTTAAGGGATGTAACGTGGATGTTACTGACGTGGGTCTGCTGTGGTGATCTGAAGATAAGCTGCTATAAGGAAATCTTTTATATGTTCAAATTTTGCACATGATAACCTGGCTTAGAAtgagggctgtcaaacgatgaatttttaaaattgcgattaattgtattttgtccatagttaacttggGATTAATCgcagtttttttttggcacatttctttctgttctaaatgtgccttaatgtattttttcatgttgtaactttgacagccctacttaGAATACAACCTCATGTGAGACGCAGATGGAGTTGCAGTATCACCTGTGACCAGACATCATAAACAGCAGTGACAACAGATCAGTCTGTGTATATATcagtatcagtgtgtgtgtgtgtgtgtgtgtgtgtgtgtgtgtgtatatatatatatatctcaaacAGGAGGCTCACTCACCTTATATTCACTTTCTCACAATAATGGACTACAAATACATTGGGGTATCCCTGTGACGGCAAAGGTTGTCCATTTTACGTCACTAAAACtgaggatttttaaaaaacattgtctTGTAACTATAACTTTCTGATTTATTCTTGTTATCATCTGTTAAGTGTCTGTCTTGTAGCCTCAGTTCTATATTCAACATTATTGTCACATTTagttcttcctccctctttctttttctctccccctcatGTTACACatgctcctccccctctcctaaCACTGACGTAGACTGCTGACTTGGCAGACATTCCAGCTGTTTTCGTGCGATGGTGGTATAGTGGTGAGCATAGCTGCCTTCCAAGCAGTTgacccgggttcgattcccggccatcgcaaaacataactttttttttttaagctttattcatttttacttcctaaactcagtactgcattaaCAACAAGTTCATGCAAGGAGACAGGCTGTCCTGCTTGGACTGTGCAGTACACATTGAAGAAGACATAATCCTTGACTTTAAGGTGTACGGAAAACCTACACACACGGACCAGTCTGTTTTCACCCACTGGAGCACAAGCTTGACACAAGAGGTTTCTTAACACATTTCTTGTTATTCTGAAGGACAAAATGTACAATGAATCCGCATGTGTAATAACTGAGAGACTGTGAGAGGTGAATggatagaaaaacaaaacttttggcTTGGGACTGAAAAGTTAGAGACattgatggaatgtaactaagtacatttactcaagaagtgtatttaagtacaattttgaggtacttgtacttaagTCATGTATTTATATTCTCTGATATTTTATACTTTCAGTGGACAACATTATGGAGacaaatattgttctttttactccacttcattaatttgataacttcagtggctagttactttgcaaattgcatgctgcatcagagcccaACCAGTAGCACATTTTTGAATTAATAGATTTATTAAACCCActgattccaataatcagaaaaaagcTGAGTATTGGATCAGATAATGGTTGGATTTGCTGTGATGGTATTTCATGTTCCGTTTGACTGAAATCCATGTGGACGTATTTGTATGATGACAGAGGCAGATCATGGCCTAGCCCAGGGGTCGGCAACCCGCGGCTCTAGAGCCGCATGCGCCTCTTTAGCGCCCCCCAGTGGCTCCCTGGAGCCtcttcaaaaatgtatgaaaatggaTGGGGGGATatatttttggttttaataTGGTTTCTGTAGGAGGACAAACATTCTTAACGTTTTCCAATGCTGTAAAAATGCgcataataaatattaaatttcaacatttctgtcaacGAAGATTTGCGTCATAGCCTGCGACACACGTTTCAGCGCGGTGCCGTGCCAGGCAGATGGCTGTTGTAAACAAACTGGCGGGTGTGTCAAGGGCCATGGATCccaaagggaaaaagagaaagatagcTGATGAGAACAGAGGATTCAAGAAAGAATGGACCGAATCATTTGCTTTCATTGCCAATGCGGAAGGATTGcctgcatgtttgctttgtaatgAGAAGTTGTCGAACAACAAAAAGAGTAATTTGGAAAGACATTTCCAGGGAAGGCATGCTAAATTGCAGCCGACTACCCAGTtgggagtgagagaaaaagtgcGATTGCAGTTACTTCTGGAGAAATTAGAGGAGCGCAAAGGTAGATTTAAGAAGTGGATTGcatctccaaactccactacTGCTGCAAGTTTTGTTGCAACCCGAGAGATAATAAAGCGTGGAAAACCGTTCACGGATGGTGATTACATGAaggattcattcatcaaaatatcAGAGCACCTATTTTCAgactttcaaaaacaaaaccgaGATAATCCAGAAAATTAAAGACATGCCTCTCTCCGCAAAGACGGTGAAAGAAAGGGCCATTAAAATGGCAGGCGATATCACCAATCGGCAAATTAAGGACATTAATCCAGCTCCAGCGTACTTAATTGCCTGTGATGAGTTGTGTGATGTGATCGATATCGAACAGACAGCGCTGTTGTGCAGGTATGTGAACTCTGATGGGCCGCAAGAAGAAATGATCAAATTAATACCACTGAAAGGCCAAACAGGGATTTCTTTactgtatttctataatttcatcaatgcaacaaaacataatacattaatattgtaatggaAGTTAAACTTAAAGCACCAAATATCGTACAGCAGAGCAGTCACGTGGTGTGTCATTCTCTCCAGGATGCGctgcagggaaaataaacatttaatcatgaaTGCTTATTATGTATTTGTAGCCTACTTAGTCATTTTGATAGTAGGCTAATATAGCTAATATACACTTACAGCCTGTGTTGCCTTCATATAAGGCTTATATaaggcttttaattttttgcggctccagacagatttgttttttgtttttttggtccaaTATGGCTCGTTGAACATTTTGGGTTGCCGACCCCTGGCCTAGCCCATACGTACCTGACTGTAATAACAGACGTTGTCATTCGCATATTAAGCCACTAAAACATTGTCTGAAgtggacatttttcaaaagCCTGGTTTCTGTGTATCTATAACTTTATGATTTATCCGTGTCATCATCTATTAggtgttttatgttttgcagCCTCAGTTCTATATTTAACATTAATGCC
Coding sequences:
- the stk17a gene encoding serine/threonine-protein kinase 17A yields the protein MIPECPRAGEARSRARLQHSPAAAEPSPSPRPGQGRPSAVSGLLSEIKTAVSREPFTDHYTIIPGRELGRGKFAVVRKCVEKCSGQEYAAKFMRKRRKGQDCRTEIIHEIAVLELATASRRVVNLHQVYEMASEMVLVLEFAAGGEIFNQCVSDREDEAFSEGDVKRLMRQILEGVSFLHQNNVVHLDLKPQNILLTSCSPLGDIKIVDFGLSRMVSSHRELREIMGTPEYVAPEILNYEPISTATDMWSIGVLAYVMLTGISPFLGEDKQETFLNISQLNVSYSEEELQQLDPAALCFIQTLLRKQPQDRATAEQCLQHPWLQASEPQETQTAEEILPVEDQEASSSSSSSTSSPEPPGSTTAAEEEEEEEGEGPVTEELIVMAAYTLGQCRQSSTSEKEALAAEQKAISKRFKFEEPFSALQEVPGEFIY